From the genome of Methylocystis bryophila, one region includes:
- a CDS encoding heavy metal translocating P-type ATPase, protein MTESLATAASDRELAFEVSGMTCASCVAHVEKALARAPGVAAASVNLATERANLRLTPEADATKIAEAVTEAGYEPVVETYDLGVGGMTCASCVAHVEKALRSVPGVIEASVNLATERASVRALKGPGRFEALRQAVSSAGYEPREIESALASGKDAREEEAQALSRRLVLAAALTAPVFVLEMGGHLIPAFHEWIMANIGHDNAQYVSFVLTSLLLALPGRVFFQKGLATLLHGAPDMNALVAVGAASAYLFSAVSTFAPQLLPAGSAHVYYESACVIVTLILLGRLLETRAKGRAAGAIAALAALAPRVAHVERDGETLDVPTQEVRAGDVVLVRPGERIPADGVVLRGASHVDESMITGEPAPVAKSPGSSVTGATVNGTGAFAFEAKRVGADTFLAGVIRMVEEAQGAKLPIQARVDRVTAVFVPVVFAIAAATFLVWMLAGPEPRLSFALVNAVAVLIVACPCAMGLATPAAIMTGTGRAAELGVLFRKGEALQTLGEARLIAFDKTGTLTFGKPRLTDIVVAPGFKADEALRLAASVEALSEHPVASAIVAAAKEKGLPAAPCREFAAVPGMGARGFVEGKRIAIGAERFMAALGLSTAVFSEAAKKLAEEGRTALYAAIDGRPALLLCVSDAVKPSSAAAIAALHGLGLQVAMITGDHERPARAIGQEVGIDEVVAGVLPDGKVAAVERLREGRKLAFVGDGVNDAPALAAADVGLAIGTGTDVAIEAADVVLMSGDLAKVPTAVAISRATMTNIAQNLFWAFGYNIVLIPVAAGALYPINGTLFSPMLAAGAMAFSSIFVVTNALRLKRFQPPPSAEPRSALQSGAIA, encoded by the coding sequence ATGACAGAAAGCCTAGCGACCGCCGCCTCCGATCGCGAACTTGCTTTCGAAGTGAGCGGCATGACCTGCGCGTCTTGCGTCGCCCATGTCGAAAAGGCGCTGGCGCGGGCGCCGGGCGTCGCGGCGGCGAGCGTCAATCTCGCCACGGAGCGCGCCAATCTTCGGCTGACGCCGGAGGCCGACGCGACGAAGATCGCCGAGGCCGTCACGGAGGCGGGCTATGAACCCGTCGTCGAGACCTATGATCTTGGCGTCGGCGGGATGACCTGCGCTTCCTGCGTCGCCCATGTCGAGAAGGCGCTCAGGAGCGTCCCTGGCGTGATCGAGGCGAGCGTCAATCTCGCGACCGAACGCGCGAGCGTGCGCGCCCTGAAGGGTCCCGGACGGTTCGAGGCGTTGCGGCAGGCGGTGTCCTCGGCCGGCTACGAGCCGCGCGAGATCGAAAGCGCGCTCGCGTCAGGAAAAGACGCGCGCGAGGAAGAGGCGCAGGCGCTGTCGCGGCGGCTCGTCCTCGCGGCGGCGCTGACCGCCCCGGTCTTCGTCCTCGAGATGGGCGGCCATTTGATCCCCGCCTTTCACGAATGGATCATGGCCAATATCGGTCACGACAACGCGCAATATGTCTCGTTCGTTCTGACGAGCCTGCTGCTCGCTCTGCCGGGGCGCGTCTTCTTTCAGAAGGGGCTCGCGACGCTGCTGCATGGCGCGCCCGACATGAACGCGCTCGTGGCGGTCGGCGCGGCCAGCGCCTATCTCTTCTCCGCCGTCTCGACCTTCGCGCCGCAGCTGCTGCCGGCCGGCTCGGCTCACGTCTATTACGAATCCGCCTGCGTGATCGTCACGCTCATTCTCCTCGGCCGGCTGCTCGAAACGCGCGCCAAGGGCCGGGCGGCGGGCGCGATCGCCGCGCTTGCCGCGCTTGCGCCGCGCGTCGCTCATGTCGAGCGCGACGGCGAGACGCTCGACGTTCCGACACAAGAGGTCCGCGCCGGCGACGTCGTGCTCGTGCGTCCCGGCGAGAGGATACCGGCCGACGGCGTCGTGCTGCGCGGCGCGTCGCATGTCGATGAATCGATGATCACCGGCGAGCCGGCGCCGGTCGCCAAGTCGCCCGGTTCGTCCGTGACCGGCGCGACGGTCAACGGAACCGGAGCTTTCGCTTTCGAGGCGAAGCGCGTCGGCGCCGACACCTTCCTTGCCGGCGTGATCCGCATGGTCGAGGAGGCGCAAGGCGCAAAGCTTCCGATCCAGGCCCGCGTCGATCGCGTCACCGCGGTCTTCGTTCCCGTCGTCTTCGCCATCGCGGCCGCGACCTTTCTGGTCTGGATGCTCGCCGGCCCCGAGCCGCGTCTCTCCTTCGCGCTTGTCAACGCGGTCGCCGTGCTGATCGTCGCTTGTCCTTGCGCCATGGGGCTTGCGACGCCGGCCGCGATCATGACCGGGACGGGGCGCGCCGCTGAGCTGGGCGTGCTGTTTCGCAAGGGCGAGGCCTTGCAGACGCTCGGAGAAGCGCGCTTGATCGCCTTCGACAAGACCGGGACGCTCACTTTCGGCAAGCCGCGTCTGACGGATATCGTCGTGGCGCCGGGATTCAAGGCGGATGAGGCGCTACGGCTCGCCGCGAGCGTGGAGGCGCTCTCGGAACATCCCGTCGCGAGCGCGATCGTCGCCGCGGCCAAGGAGAAAGGCTTGCCGGCCGCGCCCTGCCGGGAGTTCGCGGCGGTCCCTGGCATGGGCGCGCGCGGCTTCGTCGAGGGCAAGCGCATCGCCATCGGCGCCGAGCGATTCATGGCTGCTCTCGGCCTCTCCACCGCGGTCTTCTCGGAGGCGGCGAAGAAGCTCGCCGAAGAGGGGCGCACCGCGCTTTACGCGGCGATCGACGGCAGACCAGCGCTGCTGCTCTGCGTCTCCGATGCGGTGAAGCCCTCGAGCGCCGCGGCGATCGCGGCGCTGCACGGGCTCGGGCTGCAGGTCGCCATGATCACCGGCGACCATGAGCGACCTGCGCGCGCGATCGGGCAGGAGGTTGGCATCGACGAGGTCGTCGCCGGCGTGTTGCCCGACGGAAAAGTCGCGGCCGTCGAACGCCTGCGTGAAGGAAGGAAGCTCGCTTTCGTCGGCGACGGCGTCAATGACGCGCCGGCGCTCGCCGCGGCCGACGTGGGTCTCGCGATCGGCACCGGGACGGATGTCGCGATCGAGGCGGCGGACGTCGTGCTGATGTCGGGCGATCTCGCCAAGGTTCCGACGGCCGTCGCGATCTCGCGCGCGACGATGACGAACATCGCGCAGAATCTGTTTTGGGCTTTCGGCTACAATATCGTGCTGATCCCGGTCGCGGCCGGCGCGCTTTATCCGATCAACGGGACGCTGTTCTCGCCGATGCTCGCGGCCGGCGCGATGGCTTTCTCCAGCATCTTCGTCGTGACGAACGCGCTGCGGTTGAAGCGCTTCCAGCCCCCGCCGTCAGCGGAGCCTCGGAGCGCGCTACAGTCCGGCGCAATCGCCTGA
- a CDS encoding methyltransferase family protein yields MDTPSPTPAVPPARLPMPQILVGGAIIGGLAVDLALGTDRPDALFTVIGGPIVVLAVLTILWCARMMREHDTPFQATRAATALVTDGPYVHSRNPIYVSYVALVFGLGLVLGSWTVTLLAPLVGVALHFLSVLPEERRLQQTFGEKYDEWAAETPRWLFR; encoded by the coding sequence TTGGACACCCCATCGCCGACGCCGGCCGTCCCGCCCGCGCGCTTGCCTATGCCCCAGATCCTCGTCGGCGGCGCGATCATCGGCGGCCTTGCCGTAGACTTGGCGCTGGGCACGGACAGGCCCGACGCGCTCTTCACCGTCATCGGCGGACCGATCGTCGTGCTGGCGGTCCTCACGATCCTATGGTGCGCCAGGATGATGCGGGAGCACGACACGCCTTTCCAGGCGACCCGCGCCGCGACCGCGCTCGTGACGGACGGGCCCTACGTCCATTCGCGCAATCCGATCTACGTCTCCTATGTCGCGCTCGTTTTCGGTCTGGGGCTGGTGCTCGGATCCTGGACGGTCACGCTTCTCGCGCCGCTCGTGGGCGTCGCTCTGCATTTTTTGAGCGTGCTGCCCGAGGAGCGCCGCCTGCAACAAACATTTGGCGAGAAATACGACGAATGGGCGGCGGAAACTCCCCGATGGCTATTTCGATGA
- the rpmF gene encoding 50S ribosomal protein L32 — translation MAVPKRKTSPMKRGFRRSADALKAPTYVEDKDSGELRRPHHIDLKTGMYRGRQVLSVKTEEA, via the coding sequence ATGGCCGTACCGAAGCGAAAAACCTCGCCGATGAAGCGCGGCTTCCGCCGTTCCGCCGACGCGCTGAAGGCCCCGACCTATGTCGAGGACAAGGACTCGGGCGAGTTGCGCCGTCCCCATCACATTGACCTGAAGACGGGCATGTATCGCGGTCGGCAGGTGCTGAGCGTGAAGACGGAAGAGGCCTGA
- a CDS encoding SDR family NAD(P)-dependent oxidoreductase, with protein sequence MTTADGKQRGVAIVTGASDGIGAELARVFAARGHDLALVARRADRLEALADEIVAQGAERRPLVIALDLCAAGAIEALAKALDEAGARAEILVNNAGFGLVGSVEKLDPAEQLAIIDLNVRALTALTLRFLPSIVACQGAILNVASIAAFMPGPSFAIYYATKAYVLSFSEALTQELSAGGVKVSCLCPGPVETGFQARSGFELKGKLGAARLALVSPAEVARQGYEGLMAGRRVVVPGLMNQIIVLVARFVPRGWLMTLTAAALDKR encoded by the coding sequence ATGACGACTGCGGATGGGAAGCAGCGCGGGGTGGCGATCGTCACCGGCGCCTCCGACGGGATCGGCGCAGAACTGGCGCGAGTCTTCGCGGCGCGAGGGCATGATCTCGCGCTTGTCGCGCGCCGCGCCGATCGGCTCGAGGCGCTCGCCGACGAGATCGTCGCGCAGGGCGCCGAGAGGAGACCTCTCGTCATCGCGCTCGATCTTTGCGCCGCGGGCGCGATCGAGGCGCTCGCCAAGGCGCTGGACGAGGCCGGAGCGCGAGCCGAGATTCTCGTCAATAATGCGGGTTTCGGGCTCGTGGGTTCCGTGGAGAAGCTCGATCCCGCCGAACAGCTCGCGATCATCGACCTGAACGTGCGCGCCCTGACCGCGCTGACGCTGCGCTTCCTGCCCTCGATCGTCGCCTGCCAGGGCGCGATTTTGAATGTGGCTTCCATCGCGGCCTTCATGCCCGGCCCAAGCTTCGCGATTTATTATGCGACGAAAGCCTATGTGCTTTCCTTCAGCGAAGCCCTGACGCAGGAGCTCAGCGCGGGCGGCGTGAAGGTTTCCTGCCTCTGCCCCGGACCCGTTGAGACGGGGTTTCAGGCGCGATCGGGCTTTGAGCTGAAGGGGAAGTTGGGCGCCGCGCGCCTTGCGCTTGTTTCCCCGGCCGAAGTGGCGCGGCAGGGCTATGAAGGTCTCATGGCGGGCCGGCGCGTCGTCGTGCCGGGGCTCATGAACCAGATCATTGTCCTCGTCGCGAGATTTGTCCCGCGCGGCTGGCTGATGACGCTGACGGCGGCGGCGCTGGACAAACGTTAG